The proteins below come from a single Malus sylvestris chromosome 3, drMalSylv7.2, whole genome shotgun sequence genomic window:
- the LOC126617433 gene encoding protein DMP7-like, producing MAAVEEAQQPLLDNNAGGGGEGSSSTAPKPKQPKTPAQKAIRKTFKATAHLSNLLPTGTVLVFQMFSPAFTCQGKCPAILNQTVTLLLLTFCSLTCFLLCLTDSLRDERGKVRYGLATFKGLWILDGSKITLSPEEAAKYRLKFIDFFHAFMSILVFAAVAMLDKNVVNCLYPKLSEEARQLFVAFHVGTGIVCSLLFVLFPSRRHGIGFPLSRS from the coding sequence ATGGCAGCAGTCGAGGAAGCACAGCAACCACTTTTGGATAATAAtgcaggaggaggaggagaaggatcAAGTTCAACTGCCCCAAAGCcaaaacaaccaaaaacccCGGCACAAAAGGCCATTAGAAAGACCTTCAAAGCCACGGCCCATTTGTCTAATCTTCTCCCCACGGGGACCGTCCTCGTGTTCCAAATGTTCTCCCCCGCTTTCACATGCCAAGGGAAGTGCCCGGCCATCCTCAACCAAACCGTGACTCTGCTCCTCCTAACGTTCTGCAGCCTTACCTGCTTCCTTTTGTGCTTGACCGATAGCTTGAGGGACGAACGAGGCAAGGTGCGATATGGGTTGGCAACATTTAAAGGGTTGTGGATCCTCGACGGGTCCAAAATCACACTTTCGCCGGAGGAGGCAGCTAAATATAGGCTAAAGTTCATAGATTTTTTCCATGCCTTCATGTCCATACTTGTATTTGCTGCGGTGGCAATGTTGGATAAAAATGTCGTCAATTGCCTCTACCCCAAGCTATCGGAGGAGGCCAGGCAGCTTTTTGTGGCGTTCCATGTCGGAACTGGTATCGTATGCAGCTTGCTGTTTGTTTTATTCCCCTCCAGACGCCATGGAATTGGCTTCCCTCTCTCTCGTAGCTAG
- the LOC126617430 gene encoding 2-oxoglutarate-dependent dioxygenase AOP2-like, producing the protein MFIPLLDLSVKQFLKTKLIIGRVQERNMGSETQPPVVPVVDLSSENMKPGTDAWLLACKKVQHALEEFGCFEAVYKKDTLETQNSIFSAIKDFCDLPLETKMQKTSDKPLHSYFGRNPLFPHDFSTGIENPETVEGVQKFTSIMWPAGNERFRESVHSFSRMLIELDQMVTRMVFDIYGVQRLYDSHKASTTYQLRCIEYQIQAIQQTDKSDVRLFPHTDKGFTTILHQNEVNGLQIKTRAGQRIDYAPSSPSSFIVFAADVLMAWSNDRVYASEHQVIMKEEKTRYSVALFSYKNGIVQVPEELVDDKHPLRYKPFDQFDYLRFFQTEEAQKIKHPIKAYCGI; encoded by the exons ATGTTCATCCCATTGCTAGATCTATCAGTGAAGCAATTCCTGAAGACTAAATTAATAATTGGGAGAGTTCAAGAGAGAAATATGGGGTCAGAAACTCAGCCTCCTGTGGTTCCCGTTGTGGACTTATCCAGTGAAAACATGAAGCCTGGAACAGATGCATGGCTCTTGGCATGCAAAAAAGTCCAGCATGCCTTGGAAGAGTTCGGCTGCTTTGAAGCTGTTTACAAAAAAGATACTTTGGAAACTCAAAACTCCATTTTTTCTGCGATAAAAGATTTTTGTGATCTTCCATTAGAAACTAAAATGCAGAAGACCAGTGATAAGCCTCTCCACAGCTATTTTGGCCGAAATCCGCTCTTTCCTCACGATTTTTCCACTGGCATTGAGAATCCAGAAACTGTAGAAGGAGTTCAAAAGTTCACTAGTATCATGTGGCCTGCAGGAAATGAACGTTTTCG TGAAAGTGTTCATTCCTTCTCAAGGATGTTGATAGAATTGGATCAAATGGTGACAAGAATGGTATTTGATATTTATGGGGTGCAGAGGCTCTATGACTCTCACAAGGCATCAACCACTTACCAGCTTAGATGCATTGAATATCAAATACAGGCCATACAGCAGACGGATAAGAGTGACGTGAGACTCTTTCCTCACACAGACAAGGGTTTCACAACCATACTGCATCAAAATGAGGTCAATGGTTTGCAGATCAAAACAAGGGCTGGCCAACGGATTGATTATGCACCTTCTTCACCTTCATCTTTTATAGTATTTGCAGCCGATGTACTCATG GCATGGAGTAACGACAGGGTATACGCAAGTGAGCATCAAGTCATCATGAAAGAGGAGAAAACAAGATATTCGGTGGCATTATTCTCATATAAAAATGGGATTGTGCAAGTACCTGAAGAGCTAGTTGATGACAAACACCCCTTACGATATAAGCCATTTGATCAATTTGATTACCTTCGTTTCTTTCAAACTGAGGAGGCACAGAAAATTAAGCATCCTATCAAAGCCTACTGTGGTATTTGA